The Phoenix dactylifera cultivar Barhee BC4 chromosome 12, palm_55x_up_171113_PBpolish2nd_filt_p, whole genome shotgun sequence genome has a window encoding:
- the LOC103706006 gene encoding methylesterase 17, whose product MAEEVIAEAFQPQHFVFVHGVGHGAWCWFKLRHLLEASGHRVSCLDLTSAGIDRTGADSVRSFEEYDKPLFDFMSALPDGEKVILVGHSAGGLCVTHAMHEFSDKIKLSIFIAATMLPSGFCSEEDAIDGIPDLTKYGDVYELTFGLGRGHSPTSMALRKEFQRPILYQLSPEEDSTLASMLLRPWPSAVARATFRGGEEKANKVRRVFIRTAHDNMVKPEQQDAMIRRWPPCEVVHMKTDHCPFFSAPAELSEIILKASTSNYN is encoded by the exons ATGGCAGAAGAGGTGATCGCAGAAGCGTTTCAACCCCAGCACTTTGTCTTCGTGCATGGCGTGGGCCACGGAGCCTGGTGCTGGTTCAAGCTCCGGCACCTCCTTGAGGCCTCCGGTCACCGAGTCTCGTGTCTCGACCTCACGAGCGCCGGCATCGACCGCACCGGCGCCGACTCCGTGCGCTCCTTCGAGGAGTATGATAAACCTCTCTTCGATTTCATGTCGGCCCTGCCTGATGGCGAGAAG GTAATTTTAGTAGGACATAGTGCTGGAGGGTTATGCGTGACTCATGCTATGCATGAATTCAGTGATAAAATCAAGCTATCTATCTTCATTGCTGCCACAATGCTTCCATCAGGGTTTTGCTCCGAAGAAGATGCCATAGAT GGAATCCCCGATTTAACAAAATATGGTGACGTTTATGAGCTAACGTTCGGTTTAGGGCGTGGTCATTCCCCCACCAGCATGGCTCTACGCAAGGAATTTCAACGCCCAATATTATATCAATTGAGCCCTGAAGAG GACTCCACTTTGGCTTCAATGCTACTACGCCCATGGCCATCTGCAGTGGCAAGGGCAACATTtagagggggagaagagaaagcgAACAAGGTGCGAAGAGTCTTTATAAGGACAGCACATGATAACATGGTAAAGCCCGAGCAGCAAGATGCCATGATCCGGCGGTGGCCACCGTGCGAGGTGGTGCATATGAAGACCGATCATTGCCCTTTCTTCTCTGCGCCTGCCGAGCTTTCTGAAATAATACTTAAAGCCTCAACTTCTAATTATAATTAA
- the LOC103706007 gene encoding protein ENHANCED DISEASE RESISTANCE 4-like, whose product MEGSSTKFRVVRCPKCLKLLVEYADTPVYQCGGCSTVLRAKNSTAAGENVNTKSTETNNSESLADNGFSDNGSTSSVKQMIACSTSAHSSELEREEKETMLSNIYSSYSSAEHNQQEDGETSGKENGSNTNQLAVRSDASQSQPDEGFHSKTEVEESLERLQQHSGSSKVMNKVEEPPDSSQSVASEEDTVERGSGDGLDLSYSQDYDGSISSSDAGCNNRTRERFLRRSGRTFKQPKVLDMADIKGKRGSQMTIDVEADLQVSRTLSSKLSNERHGSDIMRSFNMKRDEFSSKYGMYELDKETSFHSEDFHSVQNWMEPENGPTGSPSRGSHFQHDFSNSKSSKHLRYDRVNSLRNMDELKKLVHGFWDQRTEGRKPYFRGTDCEQQFYHKSKNQPPQYFKSNLLHRPPDALYGPRQITSQQYQFSQMAFSGEPCCSCLHSRLEDQRLQLQSNRCIDDICRAHAYTLCSHSSAAGSSRTLDHEQELLRYNEKRKPKKNHCRPISGGAPFIICCNCFELLQLPADFLVLRRRLHKLQCAACSKVLALSFPAKACISPLAPPIKEVHLHAEEADRTLHISRNSSAGKNVKQTSGSQLHRLMGYSSASELLYRRWDIDGGYESI is encoded by the exons ATGGAGGGCAGTTCCACTAAATTCCGGGTTGTGAGATGCCCAAAATGCCTCAAACTTCTGGTGGAATATGCTGATACTCCAGTATACCAGTGTGGTGGATGCAGCACGGTCCTTCGAG CCAAAAATAGTACTGCTGCTGGAGAAAATGTTAACACAAAATCAACCGAAACCAATAATTCTGAGAGTCTTGCAGACAATGGCTTCTCAGATAATGGATCAACCTCTTCTGTGAAACAAATGATTGCATGCTCCACAAGTGCGCACTCTTCGGAGTTGGAGCGCGAGGAAAAGGAAACCATGCTTTCAAACATCTACTCCTCTTATTCAAGTGCAGAACATAATCAGCAAGAGGATGGAGAAACCTCTGGTAAAGAAAATGGTTCAAATACCAATCAACTTGCTGTCAGAAGTGATGCATCCCAGAGCCAACCAGATGAAGGCTTTCATTCTAAAACTGAGGTGGAGGAATCTCTGGAGCGACTTCAGCAACATTCAGGGAGCTCAAAGGTAATGAATAAAGTGGAAGAACCTCCTGACTCCAGCCAGAGTGTTGCCTCTGAGGAGGATACGGTTGAAAGAGGATCCGGTGACGGCCTTGACCTTAGTTACTCTCAAGATTATGATGGCAGTATATCTTCTTCTGATGCTGGGTGCAACAATCGCACCCGGGAGAGATTTCTGCGTCGATCTGGAAGAACTTTTAAACAACCCAAAGTTTTGGATATGGCTGATATCAAAGGAAAGCGAGGGAGCCAAATGACAATTGATGTTGAAGCAGACCTTCAGGTCAGCAGGACCCTCTCATCAAAATTATCAAATGAGAGGCATGGCTCCGATATCATGAGGAGCTTTAATATGAAGAGAGATGAATTCTCTTCCAAATATGGGATGTATGAACTAGACAAAGAGACCTCCTTTCATTCTGAAGATTTTCATTCAGTACAGAACTGGATGGAACCAGAAAATGGACCTACAGGTTCTCCATCAAGAGGATCGCATTTCCAACATGATTTTTCCAACAGCAAATCATCAAAACACCTCAGATATGACAGAGTGAATTCATTAAGGAATATGGATGAATTAAAAAAACTTGTTCATGGATTTTGGGATCAAAGAACAGAAGGGAGAAAACCTTACTTCAGAGGCACTGATTGCGAGCAGCAATTCTATCACAAGTCCAAGAACCAACCTCCTCAGTATTTTAAATCAAACTTACTTCACCGTCCACCTGATGCACTTTATGGCCCGAGACAGATTACATCCCAACAGTATCAGTTCTCGCAAATGGCTTTCTCCGGAGAGCCCTGCTGTTCCTGTTTGCATAGCCGTCTGGAAGACCAACGACTGCAGTTGCAGAGCAACCGCTGTATTGATGATATATGTAGAGCTCATGCCTACACGCTGTGCTCCCATTCTTCAGCAGCTGGAAGCTCACGTACGCTTGACCATGAGCAGGAGCTGTTGCGTTACAATGAGAAAAGGAAGCCCAAAAAGAACCATTGCCGGCCTATCTCCGGGGGTGCTCCTTTCATCATCTGCTGCAATTGCTTCGAATTGCTTCAGCTACCAGCTGATTTTCTCGTATTGAGGAGGAGACTGCATAAGCTGCAATGTGCTGCCTGTTCCAAAGTTCTTGCACTATCATTTCCTGCTAAAGCTTGCATTAGCCCTCTGGCTCCTCCTATCAAGGAGGTGCATCTACACGCCGAGGAGGCCGATCGCACGCTGCATATCTCGAGAAATTCTTCTGCAGGAAAAAATGTCAAGCAGACCTCAGGGTCACAACTTCATCGGCTCATGGGGTACTCTTCAGCTAGTGAGCTACTATATCGACGTTGGGATATTGATGGAGGTTATGAAAGCATTTAG
- the LOC103706005 gene encoding pathogenesis-related genes transcriptional activator PTI6-like has product MNPSDVARRRPQVAGAKFSEHVVATRKTIPAAKANGRSRRRRVVRVWFTDADATDSSSSDEEIGGRVARRRVKRHVHEVGIEVDAASSARRRAVAVAKRVEQAPERPEGGRRFRGVRRRPWGRWAAEIRDPTQRKRVWLGTFDTAEEAATVYDSAAVRLKGAKAVTNFPTKKASPPPAVAAEAVAVDGDASKSSGSGGGSPDDSHPSPTSVLRYGGDEALFDCIDDGGVDAFGFRFEPSLCLTDFYWPRPQFWEVDFGELDADDFS; this is encoded by the coding sequence ATGAATCCGTCGGATGTCGCCAGGCGGCGACCCCAGGTGGCCGGCGCGAAGTTCTCCGAGCACGTGGTGGCCACGAGGAAGACGATCCCGGCGGCGAAGGCCAACGGGAGGTCGAGAAGGCGGAGGGTGGTGAGGGTTTGGTTCACGGATGCGGATGCTACCGATTCGTCGTCGAGTGATGAAGAGATCGGCGGCCGGGTCGCGCGGAGAAGAGTAAAGAGGCACGTGCACGAGGTCGGGATCGAGGTCGACGCCGCCTCGTCGGCCCGGCGGAGGGCGGTGGCGGTGGCGAAGCGGGTGGAGCAGGCACCGGAGCGACCGGAGGGTGGGAGGAGGTTCCGCGGCGTGCGGCGGCGGCCGTGGGGCCGCTGGGCGGCGGAGATCCGTGACCCGACGCAGCGAAAGCGGGTGTGGCTCGGAACCTTCGACACCGCGGAGGAGGCCGCTACCGTCTACGACAGCGCCGCGGTCCGGCTCAAGGGGGCCAAGGCGGTGACCAACTTCCCTACAAAGAAGGCATCGCCACCCCCCGCTGTGGCGGCGGAGGCGGTGGCCGTCGACGGGGACGCGAGCAAGAGCAGCGGGAGCGGCGGCGGTTCCCCCGACGACTCTCACCCCTCGCCGACGTCGGTGCTCCGATACGGCGGAGACGAGGCGCTGTTCGACTGCATCGACGACGGCGGTGTGGACGCCTTCGGCTTCCGTTTCGAGCCGTCGTTATGTCTAACGGACTTCTACTGGCCGCGGCCGCAATTTTGGGAGGTGGACTTCGGCGAGTTGGACGCCGACGATTTCTCGTAG